A stretch of the Rosa rugosa chromosome 5, drRosRugo1.1, whole genome shotgun sequence genome encodes the following:
- the LOC133710042 gene encoding serine/threonine-protein kinase STY13 translates to MSEMDPMTSDNIEEVNVEKKMDHHEDGENSKIKGTGSVSNKEMIFRADKIDLKNLDIQLEKHLSRVWSKIEDKRPKEEWEIDLAKLDIRYVVAQGTYGTVYRGVYDEQDVAVKLLDWGEDGYATAAETAALRASFQKEVAVWHKLDHPNVTRFIGASMGTSNLKIPSKNSSSDDPNSHPARACCVVVEFLAGGTLKQYLIKNRKKKLALKVVIQLALDLSRGLSYLHSKKIVHRDVKTENMLLDIDRNLKIADFGVARVEAQNPRDMTGETGTLGYMAPEVLDGKPYNRRCDVYSFGICLWEMYCCDMPYPDLSFADVSSAVVRQNLRPEIPRCCPSSLASVMRKCWDGNANKRPEMDEVVRMLEAIDTSKGGGMIPEDKNPGCFCFAPARGP, encoded by the exons ATGTCGGAAATGGATCCAATGACAAGTGACAATATTGAGGAGGTCAATGTAGAAAAGAAGATGGATCACCACGAAGACGGTGAAAATTCAAAAATCAAGGGTACTGGAAGTGTTAGTAACAAAGAAATGATTTTCAGAGCAGATAAAATTGATTTGAAAAACTTAGATATTCAGCTTGAGAAGCATTTGAGCAGGgtttggtccaaaattgaggaCAAAAGGCCTAAAGAAGAGTGGGAGATTGATTTAGCTAAATTGGATATAAGATATGTTGTAGCTCAAGGGACCTATGGTACTGTATACAGGGGTGTTTATGACGAACAAGATGTTGCAG TGAAGCTGTTGGACTGGGGGGAGGATGGTTATGCCACAGCTGCTGAAACTGCTGCTCTGCGGGCATCATTTCAAAAAGAAGTTGCTGTTTGGCACAAGCTTGACCATCCTAATGTTACAAGG TTCATCGGAGCTTCAATGGGAACTTCTAATCTTAAGATTCCTTCAAAAAACTCTTCAAGCGATGATCCAAATTCTCATCCTGCTAGAGCATGTTGTGTTGTTGTGGAGTTTCTTGCTGGTGGGACACTAAAACAATATTTgataaaaaacagaaaaaagaaacttgCCTTGAAGGTTGTGATCCAACTTGCTTTGGACCTCTCAAGAGG TCTTAGCTATCTGCATTCCAAGAAAATTGTGCATCGTGATGTCAAAACAGAAAATATGTTGCTGGATATCGATAGAAACTTAAAAATAGCTGATTTTGGTGTTGCTCGTGTTGAAGCTCAAAATCCAAGGGACATGACTGGTGAAACCGGCACCTTAGGATACATGGCTCCAGAG GTTCTGGATGGTAAGCCATATAATAGAAGGTGCGATGTCTACAGTTTTGGCATATGCTTATGGGAAATGTACTGCTGCGATATGCCTTACCCTGACCTCAGCTTTGCTGATGTATCATCTGCTGTTGTTCGACAG AACTTACGACCGGAAATTCCGAGATGTTGTCCTAGTTCTTTGGCTAGTGTCATGCGGAAGTGCTGGGATGGAAATGCAAATAAACGACCTGAAATGGATGAGGTGGTGAGAATGTTGGAAGCAATTGATACAAGCAAAGGAGGTGGAATGATACCTGAAGACAAAAATCCGGGCTGTTTCTGTTTTGCCCCTGCTCGCGGTCCTTGA
- the LOC133710064 gene encoding protein tesmin/TSO1-like CXC 2, with the protein MDTPERNQIGTPKAKFEDSPVFNYINSLSPIKPVKSVHFTQTFSSLSFASLPSVFTSPHVSSHKESRFLKRQNASDDLSKPEFSPESGNKVCASEDAAQVYNNSSEIQEDCVPAVPIGETSVEPPSEHSKFVIELPRNLNYDCGSPDCNTSRCGIKEDCDSELAEFSASVSQYVQETSDKCSSDDEAQQQLICQSEQRKEGTGCDWDSLISDAADILIFDSPNSTDAFKELMNHSLDPMTRFSTSIVQHLSQNNIGDEQLVQVIDTVGSGQQLQIEDHSSQNGAASELNETEHMPNHLNEYMVDNPNVKEDNKAETSMQLTCKPVINLHRGLRRRCLDFEMTGARRKSFENVSNFSSSMLSQSNENVTTNDKPASMKPGGESSRCILPGIGLHLNALATTSKDYKIIKNENLASGRELSFPNSNASIHSPTAAQGSVYESFPSASSERDMDGTENGVQLLQDASQTSALLANEDFNQNSPKKKRRRAEHTGEGEACKRCNCKKSKCLKLYCECFAAGVYCIEPCSCQDCFNKPIHEDTVLATRKQIESRNPLAFAPKVIRNSDSAAPEYGDESSKTPASARHKRGCNCKKSNCLKKYCECYQGGVGCSIGCRCEGCKNAFGTKEGSIIGTETELDEEETEAAEKSVADGDQQKNEIQKNEEQTSALPTTPLRLSRQLVPVSFSSKNKPPRSSVFSIGGSSSGLYASQKLGKPNILRPQSKFDQRHSQTVPEDEMPEILQGDSSPTTGVKTASPNSKRVSPPCTFGSSPGRRSGRKLILQSIPSFPSLTPQH; encoded by the exons ATGGACACCCCAGAGAGGAACCAGATCGGCACTCCCAAAGCTAAATTTGAG GATTCTCCAGTGTTTAACTACATAAATAGTCTTTCTCCTATCAAGCCAGTGAAATCTGTACACTTTACTCAGACGTTCAGCTCCCTTAGCTTTGCATCCCTTCCATCCGTTTTCACTTCACCTCATGTCAGTTCTCACAAGGAATCCAGATTCCTGAAGAG GCAAAATGCTTCTGATGATCTGTCAAAACCTGAATTTTCTCCGGAAAGTGGAAATAAAGTCTGTGCAAGTGAAGATGCTGCTCAAGTTTATAACAACTCTTCAGAGATACAAGAAGATTGTGTTCCAGCAGTTCCCATTGGAGAAACTTCTGTAGAGCCACCCAGTGAACACTCAAAGTTTGTGATTGAGCTACCCCGGAATTTGAACTATGACTGTGGCAGCCCTGACTGCAACACATCTCGTTGCGGTATCAAGGAAGATTGTGACTCGGAATTGGCTGAGTTTTCGGCTTCAGTTTCTCAATATGTTCAAGAAACTTCTGACAAATGTTCATCAGATGATGAAGCACAGCAGCAGTTGATATGCCAGAGTGAGCAAAGAAAAGAAGGGACAGGCTGTGATTGGGATAGTTTGATTTCTGATGCGGCTGACATATTGATTTTTGATTCCCCCAATAGCACAGACGCTTTTAAGGAGCTAATGAATCATTCCCTTGACCCCATGACAAGGTTTTCTACTTCAATTGTGCAGCACCTCTCGCAAAATAACATTGGTGATGAGCAACTAGTGCAGGTCATTGATACAGTTGGTTCTGGtcaacaacttcaaattgaaGATCATTCCTCTCAGAATGGAGCAGCCAGTGAGCTGAATGAAACAGAACACATGCCGAACCATTTAAACGAGTATATGGTGGACAATCCAAATGTTAAAGAAGATAATAAAGCGGAAACATCCATGCAGCTCACTTGTAAG CCTGTTATAAACTTGCATCGTGGCTTGCGAAGGCGCTGTCTAGATTTTGAAATGACGGGAGCTCGCAGGAAGAGTTTCGAAAATGTTTCAAACTTTAGTTCTTCTATGTTATCTCAATCTAATGAGAATGTCACCACAAATGATAAGCCAGCATCTATGAAACCTGGTGGTGAATCCTCTAGGTGCATCTTACCTGGAATCGGTTTGCACTTGAATGCTCTTGCAACAACCTCCAAAGACTACAAAATCATCAAGAATGAAAATTTGGCTTCTGGTAGAGAACTGAGTTTTCCCAACTCCAATGCCTCCATCCATTCCCCCACAGCTGCTCAAGGGAGTGTTTATGAGTCTTTCCCTTCAGCTTCTTCTGAAAGAGACATGGATGGCACTGAAAATGGGGTTCAGCTGTTGCAAGATGCTTCCCAAACATCCGCTCTTTTAGCAAATGAAGACTTCAACCAGAATAGCCCCAAAAAGAAGAG ACGCAGGGCAGAACACACTGGAGAAGGTGAGGCTTGCAAACGTTGCAACTGTAAAAAGTCAAAATGTTTGAAACT TTACTGCGAGTGCTTTGCTGCCGGTGTCTACTGTATAGAGCCTTGTTCATGTCAAGATTGCTTCAACAAACCTATTCATGAAGATACTGTGCTTGCAACTCGTAAACAGATTGAGTCTCGCAACCCACTTGCGTTTGCTCCCAAAGTGATTAGGAACTCTGATTCTGCTGCTCCTGAATATGGG GACGAATCCAGCAAGACCCCAGCTTCTGCACGGCATAAAAGAGGATGCAATTGCAAGAAATCAAATTGCCTAAAAAAATACTGCGAATGCTATCAG GGTGGTGTTGGATGCTCCATTGGCTGCAGATGTGAAGGGTGCAAAAATGCATTTGGTACAAAGGAAG GATCTATTATTGGAACTGAAACTGAGCTAGacgaagaagaaacagaagcagCCGAAAAGAGTGTGGCTGACGGAGATcaacagaaaaatgaaattCAGAAAAATGAAGAGCAAACCTCTGCCCTTCCCACAACACCATTACGGCTGTCCAG acAATTAGTTCCAGTGTCATTTTCATCAAAGAACAAACCGCCACGATCTTCTGTTTTTAGCATTGGGGGGTCCTCTTCTGGATTGTATGCAAGCCAGAAGCTTGGAAAACCAAATATTCTGCGACCCCAATCCAAGTTTGATCAGAGGCATAGCCAAACTGTTCCAGAGGATGAAATGCCAGAGATTCTTCAAGGAGATAGCTCTCCTACTACCGGAGTCAAGACTGCTTCTCCCAACAGTAAGAGGGTCTCTCCTCCATGTACCTTTGGGTCATCACCTGGTCGAAGGAGTGGCAGGAAACTTATTTTGCAATCCATCCCTTCATTTCCTTCTCTCACTCCCCAGCATTGA